The window gatgtggaggtGAAAGAGTGCAGCattaaagaggaggaggaggaggaggaggaggaggaggactacaCTCCCAGCAGCTGGCTGGACACCATGTCAGGCACCTGGGGAAAAATGGGCCCCCCCATCCAGTGCATCAGTCAGAAGTAACCGCATAAAGACTGCTGCAGGCTGCCAGACACAACATGTCTGCCACCATGAAGCAAGAATCGAGAGAGAGAATCCTCCAGAAACAGAAGGACGTTTTCCTTTTTGTGCAGTTTTTACTTTTATAGAAATGTTTGATGCGATCTCGCCACAAAGCACCTTCATCTTctcactgtgattttaaacagaCGTGactgtttcagctgctgtttaccTGTAAATAATGCATGTTTATGAACTTCATATCTGCTCCTTTGCTGCTATTAAATGATCTGTGAACAATAAAATGCAGTaactgtgtctgctgtgtgcatTAAGTCAATACCTTCCCTTCCTTCGTTACACATTCAAAGATTCAAAGCGTCTATTGTCATATGCACGGTGTAGAAAccggtttccctgtacaatgaaattcttactctgctgctcacactgaatgccataaaggttaaaaaaaaagtcaacatagaatcatttgcaaaagagcaatttgaagatcaaaaagatgcaaataagtacacaaaatataaactagCTCTATACATAgaaatgtgcataaatgtgcatgtgtgctacatcagctgttgtgcaaattgagcagagaatgaatcatggTGCAattattggattggatattaaggtgcataaagaaataaatagataaacaatattgcagttattgttactgcatgtaaacagtcagtgtgtaaacatgtcagtgtgtatgtgcggggtacagtccattgttacagactcctgtcagctgttgaggagaTTTGAGGtagtttctttttgtttggtGTTTGCAGATGTTACtttggaaaataaaacattaaaataagcAATTATTCTTTTGACTCTTTATAACAAtaattcttctttttatttgtacatGAACATTTAATCAGTGAGCCGGCTGCAGATCAGCCTGTTAGCATAGTTAGCACAGAAGCTACAGATCCTTATACAAACCGGTGTAAAGGCCAGCCAATGCACATGCATCATATGCATATATTACTTTGATCCATTATACCGTCCCAAATGCCCGGGAAGCGTTGACACATTCAACTTTTAAGCATACAGAGATATAAGCTTGTTGCTTTGGTGCAGTGGTAAAGCTGAGAGGGTTAAAACTGCCTTTTCTTCCTGccagagacaaaacaaacagtttgtTCCAACTTTATTTTAACCCTTAGGTGGGTCTTCGTCTCTTTTGTCAGATAAAAAGTGACCAAACTAAATATGATATATCTTTAAATATTGCTACTAATAAATTAAAACTTAATTAAAAGTAGTTCAGTTGAACATTTTTTGGTTGTAACAGCtatatttgatttttaaacGTTGACAGTAGATGGTGTTTTCCTGTGACTTGTTGCAGTCACATCCAAAAACACTTTACTTAAAACATTTAGcattgttttatgtttgttttacagcatgtgttgttattatattatatatttaagcACTTACACATAAACGTTTGTGTGAGACAGTGACAGTGGTGACGTTTGTATGACGTTTGTCAGTAATCTCTCAGAATATCAACACTTTGCTGACAGTGAGCCAGAGCTTTTCATGTCAAGCAGCAAAACACGTCCATAATGACGCATTAAACTTTGACTGATGCTTGTGTTTTTGGTTATTGCAGAGTTATCTAACCAGTGTTACTATTAATAAATGGTAACTGTAATGATATCCTGAAGAGCGGGGGAATCTTtctttgtgtggtgtgtgtaacctgtctgtctgctccaccTGGAACGAGGAAATGTTGTTGATGCAGGGAGGCTTGCACAAAGCATTGCTCAGAAATTAATCTTCCTCTCCTTGGTTGGTGggttgttgtttatttaaattattgtttagtttgtttacgAAGTTCAGTTAACTTTTATTTAGGGTTACAAATGCCAATTCTGTATGTCTCCTGTTACTTTAAAACACAACGAAGGatcataaaattaaaaaaaacataagaatCAAGAAGTCAGATGTGTTTATCTTATTTGGATGGGTACATGTGGATAAACAGTAAAGCATACATGTATTCTGATGGAGTATGCACTGACAGCTGCTGGGATtcagctgagaaaaaaaaacaaaacaaaaaaaagcacatctgACGTTAAAATGGCGCCATCTGTTGGTAAAGCATGAGTACTGCTCAGAGTGATACTCAGATGTCTCCCAGTAGAAGCAGGTCTGCAGATTCCTGCAGACTGTTTCTGAAAACACTGTCTGACGACATtatggcaaaaaataaataaataaaccgaAGTGCATCTCCACTTGCAGATTCAGACGTGTAAAAAAACTCTATCACTATATAATTACATATAATATgttacaaataaaacaataagaTAATAGCAATGCTCATATACATGTataaacagtaaataaataaagtaaaaacagttttttttcatgtttttcggGCGTCCTCACACACCACTGGCTCGCTTTGATGACGTCAAACTTGTCTTTCCGCTTTTGGCTCGCGGTTGAGTAAACATGGCGTCCGGCTAACGTAGCTGTTGTATACATTCAGTCTGGAGACCGTGGATTTTAGCTGTCGGAACTCGCAAACAATCAACTCTACGCTCCTCTGTGCACGCAGAGCTGTGTGTACGAGGCGCTGCGCTTTACGTGGATTTCTTGAATAAAAGGTAAAGTCAGTTTTGCCTTCAGCGCTGCTGTCGGTGCTAACGCGGGCCTAGCTACAAGTGCAAGCTAACGCTGACAGCTAACAGGCTACATGATTCAACTTTGCAGTGTGTCGTAGGGGATTTATTAGAGCTTCTGGTGACCACGTAAACATCCAAGAACATGAATTGTTAATTGGACTATTTTAGTAGAACTCGCTTGTGAACAGCGTTGCTACCTGTTAGCTAATGGCTAACTGTTACGCTCACTGTGGCATGCATTAGTGCAGCCTTATAGTTACTGATGAATACATTGATCGACATACTCGTTCAGCATTAGCATCGTGTTAACATCATGGAACCTGCTTAACTCCCAGTTTATCTGCTACTTTACATATTAATGAACTGTCTAAAGTCTTTATGCACTATATACATGGTAGATTTCATGTAAACAGTGGCTGTGATTTCTACTTTGCAGGTTGGAGGAGACACACCGCAACCATGGGGCGACGTTCAACCTCCTCCACCAAGAGTGGGAAGTTCATGAATCCCACAGATCAGGCCAGTAAGTACCAACAAGCAAAGCTGCATCCTGCTGCTGTCGATCACCTGAAGAATTACCAATACATGATGGTGGTATTTAAATACTGTAATCAGTGTGTGATTTGCTTTTTAGGAAAGGAGGCCAGGAAAAGGGAGCTGAAAAAGGTACTCGTGGTGTTTGAATCTACTGTTTAATAGCAAACACAACCATTTCTTTCTaacatttttcttcatttgtttcaCTAGAACAAGAAGCAGAGGATGATGGTGAGAGCGGCAGTACTGAAGATGAAAGATCCCAGACAGATCATCAGAGACATGGAGAAGCTGGATGAGATGGGTGAGGACAACAATTTACATATCTACAAtaatttcattatatttccagTACTTGTTTGTATTTAagcctcttttattttttaaataaagtaataATTTATGTTTTCTGAATAGAGTTTAACCCCGTCCAGCAGCCTTTGCTGAATGAGAAGGTGTTGAGAGATAAAAGGAAGAAGTTACGAGAGACATTTGAGCGCATCGTCCGGCTGTACGAGAGAGAAAACCCCGAGACCTACAAGGAGCTACGCAAGCTTGAATTGGACTACGAGACCAAACGAGGGCAGCTGGCTCTTTATTTCGACTcagtgaaggtgtgtgttttggacTGAGGCAGCAACATGAATTTAAGTGTGTAGCATTCATATTTTaatcatgtttcatgttttaaccctgtcatgtctgtctgtttactcTCCAGAATGCAGAGTCAGTGGAGGTTGACAGCATCCCTCTACCAGACATGCCTCACGCCCCATCTAATATTCACATCCAGGACATCCCATTACCAGGGGCTCAGCCTCCTTCCATCCTAAAGAAGACCTCCACCTTTGGGTAGGTTAACTAACTTGTTGCATATTACAGGTCTCTGCAGTTAAACTGATGAAtattgctgcagtgtgtgactgtgtcccTTTAGTTGattctgtttttatgtgtctCCCAGGAAAGGACCTCTCTCATCAACTGGGCCAGTGTTGGCAACAGTACCAGGTGTCCCACGATTACCTCCAGGAAAGAAGCCCCCTGGCCCCCCACCTGGGCCACCGCCGCCGCAGGTCCTGGCCCTGTATGGCATTCCCTCTCGACGAGCTTATGGCACAGACTTAGGTAACAGGCAGATTAGTTTACTATGTCCCTACAGAGAGGGCTGCATCCACACAAGCTTACTCTCTGAAGGCAGACTAGACTACTATTATCCCATCAGGTGGTGATGtcacatttcttcttttttccctcgGTGCAGAGCCTTCCATTCCTGGTTTAGATAAGGATTTTGGGATGGACGCAGGGAGAGATCGAGACAGTGGTAGTGATAGTGACAGAGATCGGGATGACATGGACAATGACAGTGACTCCCGGGAGGACAGTGAAGAAGAGAGGGATGAAGGAGACGCTGACCAGAGAATGCACATGGACAGGCAGGATGATGAGCGGGATAGAGAGGATGACAGAAATGATAGACACGCTGGTGAGTGTTTCGGAGGAGCTTCGACATATTTtggtacacacactcacttaatTTGTGCTCTTACATTTATATACTCATAAATGTGTTCACGATTGATTACTTTAGGTCGAAGTGTACGTTTTGCGGACATGCCTCCAGAAGCAGCCCTTGatgggaagaggaagaagaagaagaggttgGTGAAGAAGACCAAGGCCATCACACCTCTGCAGGCCATGATGTTAAGGATGGCAGGTACTGTAGTGTCACAGCTACTCGTAAGACTGCTCGTAAAATGATGTTTGTCTTGATgggttattttgttgtttttaggtcAGTCAGTCcctgaagatgaggaagaagaggaggtagaAGAAGAATACACAGATGAATCAGACAACTCTGACATTGAGGACAGGGGACCACCTGGGGACAGCCAACCCCACCTCATGCCTAATCCGCgtctgcctcctcctgctggGCCTGTGGGACAGCAAGGGCCTCCACACTTACAAGGTCCACCGATGACAGGGCCTCCACCACTGGGTCCACCGCCAGCTCCTCCAATGAGACCTCCCGGTCCTCCCTCTGGTCCACCTCCTGGCCCCCCACCAGGTCAGCTACATATATTAATTTCAGCCATGTAGTGGTTACCAGAATAATCTGATGAATGTAAACATGGATATTATGGATTATTTAGAGGATTTATTCTGTTACCTTTAGGCGCTCCTCCATTCTTAAGACCCCCTGGTATGCCTGGAGGAATGAGGGGTCCAATGCCTCGTCTTCTGCCTCCTGGACCTCCACCTGGTCGACCTCCTGGTCCTCCACCAGGCCCCCCTCCTGGCCTCCCACCTGGCCCACCACCTCGTGGACCCCCTCCCAGACTACCACCCCCAGCACCACCAGGTAGGCATATGTGTTTACAAATGGTATGGTGGGCGTTCATGGATGTGAGTGCATGAACACATGCTGgctgaaaaatgtttattttaaatgtcattGCCGCTCAGCAGCAGTAAAAGTAATTGTCTATACATCATTAAGTAAATGTAAGCAAACTTCATGTTTCATATAGTGGATTGGAATGTGCATACATGTCTCATTTCTCTTGTGACTCCTCACAGGTATGCCACCTCCTCCCCCAAGAGCAGGAGGCCCTCCACGTCCTCTTGCTCCACCGCTCGCCCTCTTTCCTCCACCTCTCAACTCCAACGTGCTCAGTGCTCCTCCTAACATCGTCCAACGGCAAAAAGGCCCCGGATCTGGCCCGGATGGCCCACAGAACGCAATGCCGCCCCCTGCCATGCCCATGCGTCCCGGTGTCATGCAGATGCCCCCTCCACCTGGGACAGCTGCTGCCGGCGGTAATCCTGGCAACCCTGCTGGCCATCACCACGCCACCATCGAAAAACGCGCCAACATCACCTCTGTGGCAGCTGCTGGAGGCAGCATGGCAGCAGGAGCCGGCTCCGGCGGGGCCACCATCTCTGCCAAACCTCAAATTATCAATCCCAAGGCGGAGGTCACACGCTTTGTGCCCACTGCGCTGAGGGTGCGTAGGGACAAGAGTGGGGCAATGCCGGGGGCAGCACCAGGACCCATGGAGAAAGCAGGAGGTGGTGTtggaggaagaaggggggatGATGGTTTGGGAGGAGGCCAGTGGCAGAAACAGCAGTCTGCAGCAGCCCAAGCAATGGGGCTGGCTAACCCAGGCCAGATCAGTGCTGTGCCTCAGCCCAGCATGAAGACTAAAGACCAGGTGTATGAAGCCTTTATGAGGGAGATGGAGGGACTCCTCTGAGACTGAAATGAACATGgagttttatgtgtgttttctgtgcggAGTTATAGAGGTAGCCGTTTTTAGGTCTTACAAGCTCGATCCTTTTCGCTGCTACACTCTCAGCACCCACCTTCATCTGATCTGGGTCAGTATTTAACATAAAACTCTGACCATGTAAAATGGAAACCTTTAGTGCGGTTGTTACTTCACAGGGCAATACATAAACACTATGATCTGCACAGAAGAGATTTTGTcctccagtgttttttttttgttttttactctatgcccatgtttttctttcagccaGCTGTTTGTCATTTGACCATAAAAAGCATTTCGTTTTTAATTTTAtgactgtttatttttattggtgATCCCtaaacatcaaaacaaaggtGTCGAATGATTATCAACCAGTGACAGAATATTCGTGTGATTGTTTGATCTGCAGCTGAATAAATACGTCAAAAcaattttattcatttgttttagtGTGGTATCAGAGGATAAAGTGTAAAAGGCATGTTATTTTAATCTCAGCACTGGCCATATAGAAAAACAGTTGTGGCACTTTGGGGGACAGTGggaaaaaattacattttttttaaattttttgagctgtaaaagaaaatgtttgagattacaaagaacaaaatgttctttttgGATATAGATGAGGtaattgttttttaatgctaatattttgattatattatatttttgaacatacatttttaattgagAAAAATCCCGGGGTTTTGGCAATATGATGCCACTTAAATTAGGTTCAATTAAAATACTAATACCTTTAtggtaaaataaaagacaaccCTGAGGCTGTAATTATTACTTTTAGCGGAATATCTGCAAGAACACCAATTCCCATCAGCCACTGCGGCCTAAAATCGGCACCTGTTTCCGCATCTGCGCAGTGTGTGGGTGACGACACGTTGGGGGCGAAAAGCATGGCGGACGAAGAAAACGTGAAGTCAAACACAGATGAAACACTCGCAAGTTCGagtagtgatgatgatgatatcaGTCACGTTAATGGCGACGAGAGCGAGGAAGGAGTGAAAACCTTCAAGGATCTGGTAAGTTTGTTTAGCAACGAGCGAATCAGAGCAGGGAGAACTAGCATAGCAGCTTCTGTTAGCTAACGAAAGCTAGTTTTTTACGTAAACACTACACATAAGTGTAAACATGTTTCGAATCTGCGTAGTGTAAATTGTCTGTACAGTGTTATGATGGTTTGTTAAAAGTTTCTACCTGCTGTCTGGTTCCAACAGGGTGTGACTGAAGTTCTGTGTGAGGCTTGTGATCAGCTGGGATGGAAGAGTCCCACAAAGATCCAGATAGAAGCCATACCAGTGGCTCTGCAGGGTGAGGGATTACATTCACCCTTTTTTGTTGTGTCCTAATATGCATACTTTGATGAAGCTAATTTGGTTTTACTACATTAGGTTTAATAGCAGTGTATAAGTGCGTAATTACACTGAAAAcataaagtttaaaatgtttgtttacgTGTTTACCTATTTTGTCCcatataaaaatacaaagatTTAGACTAAATGTTATGTATGTGTCCTGCTGCTTGCTGACATTTCTGTGTTGTGGTTCTTTTGCAGGGAGGGATGTTATCGGTCTGGCAGAAACTGGTTCAGGAAAGACCGGCGCCTTCGCTCTGCCTATCCTCCAGTCACTGCTGGCCTCACCTCAGAGGCTTCACACCCTCGTCCTCACCCCCACCAGGGAGTTAGCCTTTCAGATCGCTGAGCAGTTTGAGGCTCTGGGCTCCAGCATTGGTGTAAAGTGTGGTAAGTGTCTTCCACTGGTTTCCACTGGTTTCACTGGTTAATGTAGCTCTGTATCGATAAACTGTCtcacctctgctgcagctgtaatAGTCGGTGGAATTGACATGATGTCCCAGTCCTTGGTGTTGGCTAAAAAACCTCATGTTGTTATTGGTAAGTTTAACTCCATCAGCTGTTATGTCAGCTTATTTTAGAATTGATGTAGTGACGTTAATGAAATGTCTTTGCAGCCACACCTGGTCGGTTGATTGATCACATGGAGAACACAAAGGGCTTCTCCCTGCGAGCCCTGAAGTTCCTGGTGATGGACGAGGCGGACCGGATCCTCAACATGGACTTTGAGACAGAGGTGGGCGGTTTGATGCCAGAAAATAATTGAATGAGTTTTGTAAGCATCAGGTTTTCTATGGCAGTGGCTggtcttcctgttgttttgttcagacacacagctcagacACCACCTTGTATGTTTCCCTCTGAGAATGTTCGCTCTCTTTTGTGCAGGTGGATAAAATCTTGAAGGTGATTCCCAGAGAAAGACGCACCTTCTTGTTCTCAGCGACCATGACCAAAAAGGTAGATTGCAGGTTATTAGTTATAACAGTGAGACATTGCTGCGGAGCGTTGaggttcttttgtttgtttacaggtcCAGAAGCTGCAGAGAGCTGCTCTGAAAGATCCTGTGAAGTGTGCAGTGTCTACTAAATACTCCACAGTAGACAAACTGCAACAGTACTACATCTTCATACCATCCAAGTACAAGGTAGAGGCTTCACATATGTCTGGTGTGTGTAATATATGTGATAACTGTGCGCTGCAGGCTGCTACAGGTCGGTGTGATTGTTTTGTGGCAGGACTGTTACCTGGTGTCCATCCTGAACGAGCTGGCTGGAAACTCCTTCATGATTTTCTGCAGCACCTGTAACAATGCCCAGCGGGTGGCGCTCATGTTAAGGAATCTGGGCATCACTGCTATTCCTCTTCATGGACAAATGAGTCAGGTAGAACTTCAGGCTTCTTCTCACATTAGGTCAGGTGTACACCTCATGGTGTCCTACCACACCTGCACGCGCTCTCTTTGACTgatctccctctccctctgtgggCCACAGAATAAACGTCTCGGAGCTCTGAATAAGTTCAAGTCCAAGTCTCGGTCGGTGCTTCTGGCCACCGATGTGGCCTCCAGAGGGCTGGACATTCCTCATGTTGACTGCGTCATCAACTACGACATCCCCACTCACTCCAAGGTGTGGCGAAGTGCACGTTCACTGTGTTTCAGGATTTTATGTTTTCCACTGATTTGAATGGATGACTGGACTTGTCTGCTTTTTATAGGACTACATCCACAGAGTCGGACGAACAGCCAGAGCAGGCCGGTCCGGGAAATCCATCACTTTTGTCACACAGTAAGGAAGCCctgtttatatttaatatttgactgaacacatttttaataGTCTGCTTGTTATCCAAGGTATGATGTGGAGCTTTTTCAACGGATCGAGACCCTGATCGGGAAGAAACTTCCTGCCTTTCCTacgcaggaggaggaagtgatgaTGCTGGTAGAGAGAGTGAGCGAAGCTCAGAGATTCGCCAGGCTGGTAAGTCAGGTTTACTGTATGATAACTTGGTCAGATCATGGTTTGAAATCAtgttcataaaataaaaattaatctGATTTAGTGTTTGAGGCACTTGGTCACATGACgtattgggggaaaaaaatagatttttccattaaaatgaatacaaaattgTAATAAATGTAATTGCTAAATgtattagagagagagagattttgtTAAATTGAGCCTGAAAAGCATTACGTCTTTCTTAGGAAATGAAAGAACAAggtgacaaaagaaaaagatcGAGAAGAGGTGATGGAGACGAGGATGACACAGAACAAGCGAGCGGAGTGAGGAAGAAGGTTAAAGGAGGTTCAGGAGcaccagcaggaggaggaggaggaggacgaggaggaagaggaggaggagggaagaggggtGGAGCAGCCTGGAGAGGAGGGCGCTGAACTTCTTAACATTATTAGACTGTACATAACAATAATATACAATCCCAGTTTAATGACAGAAACAGAACTCTGTGTGAGGTCTTTCCATTtgtaataaaacatcaaaatatCTGTGAATTGTGAGGTGTGATTACTGCATTCAGACACTAGAGGGAGGTGTTTCAGTTTCGTTGGTTCACATGGAGCTTTGTGGCTTTGAATGGAGGGCACATACATTTTTAAGTGTCCACCTAGTGGCCGTGGGAATAACTACACAGATGCTGATGACGCCTGTCTGGCAACTAGATTTTCTAAATCTCTATCTTTGTtctgaatttaaaaagaaatactaCAGAATATCTGATCCTTTGATAGGCACAAAGATATTTTAACtttcttgttttgctttttttgtttaaattaaagGCACAGTGCAGAACGTTAGTGTCCACCTAGTGGCAGTGTGTGTAACtacaaaaacactgaagatACCAGTCTATTGGATCTGGTATTCTACCTCTATATTGTGTTCATTTCTTTATTATCTAGTttcattgcttttttttttgttctagaCATAAGCTTGtgattgattaattgattgaCAACTTTCTTTTCCCTGACAGAAATCGTATATTGGATATATGAAAAAAAGTTTGctgaactgcagctttaaagctgtttttggggctttttttttgtaatgcagGGGAATGCAACAGTTACAACAGCcattatatgtattttttcatgCATGTCATTGGTTTGCAGCAAATTGGGGGGTTGGTTTGTTCCAGCCAATGATGTAGAAGGGGAGAGAAAGACCGCAAAGTGAGAGCCCAATTGTGTCCGGGCTGCGTGCGGTGGGTGTGCGCAGTGCCTAGATATTTGTGGGATAGAACCAAAGAGGCGTCCAGCCCTGCAGAATGACCCTGAACAGTGTTTGTCTCTGTCCGCAGTGACGACTCAtaacccccccccaccacacccCGACAGTCATCAGCGCTGATTGATCActtttgtctctgcaggtgaAGCGTCCGGCAGAGCGTGACCGCGCGGTGTTATTGATCTGGATGATCGGTATCTACGTGCGCTCGGTCCATCGTAGGCGGGCGCAAGCGGCGGTCCAGCGCTGCTCGGGTTTAGGAGGGGCCCCTCCGTGTGTGTGGAGAGGCAGCGCTGAGCCTGCGGTGGCGCATACCGAAGCCCAAATACATGCCTGCATTTCAATTGTGTGTAGCAGCTAGTTGTGTTCAGGATTGAAGAGGATCGGACCGCTGCTTCTCTGACGACaccaggtgagtgtgtgtgtgtgtgtgttggactcaGGGAGGATGAAGGATGAAGACTgtatgatcatcatcatcatcactgtgggTCTTTAGGTTcagaggatggatggagggaggcgGAAACTTTCATTATTGAAGTTAAGAGCACGCCTTTCCATGTAATATAAGCTGCAGGTGACTCTTTAATTTGAGGCTAAACTCTTGGTGCTATCTGGCCGTGTTTAGCTAGCTTTACGAGCACAGCGTGAGGGTAAAAACCGAGCTAAAAATAATTTATCTCTAAAGATAATTGTTGTTGTGTATCCTAACGATCGTCCCCGTCACTATTACGGCACTTTCTTTTGCTTGGATCCCCTCTTTATTTACATATTCCTACTTCAGGTTAAGCTAGCTGTTGCGCAGGTTAATTAACGGGGCTATTAGCTTAATATCTGAAAGGAGGCAACTTTACCAGAGCAGCAGAagtgtgttaaagtgtgttaaagtgtgttaGAGTGTGTTATTGTGACTTTATACACACTATGTGCTCTGTCCCGTTAGGTGTGCTGTAGCCTACGCAGTATGCGCATTACTGTTCTAATGCAGAGCTGAATGTGGTCTAACTTTTTATTCCCCTGTCATGAGCTGAGCTGCCGAattattttcattcattctcTGAGTCACACAGAATGACTCAACTCTTCACTGTGTGATTGGCTGTTATCGAAATGACACAATATAGTGATGATTTTTGACTGATTAGCTGTGTGATATATTGATATTAACACTTATATCAAGCTAGAAATGATGACTCAGCTCCACCTATTGCGTGCTGTCATTGGCTGCCTCTGACTGATATATTGATCTGCTGAGATTATCAGCTGATATGAAATCATCATCAAATCAATATTTCCTATTGACCGATACTGGCTCCAATCCAACGCTGCTGTTTTCCCTCTCATAAAGTTGATATTAGATGCACTTCGCTTAACCTTTAAATTGTAAAATTTATACATATTATTATAACGGAAGAGATGCAAAGCCTATAGCGCCACCCACCGTTGACATGAAATGCAGTACAGCCTGCTCGTAGCATCTTGCTTTACAAGTTTACCTAAGCATGAATGTGTTAAGTTTTGGCTGATTTGTTGGATTGGATGCATCCTACTTCTGTTTTCTGATGTCCATTGCAGTCATTTGCCCATACTGGAATTGGCTCATTGCTATCAGTGAATATTCAGTGTCTATCAGTggatatataatatatatattttaccaaACATAAGGCAGAAAACGGTGCTGCAAGTATGTGTGATCACTTCTGAGCCTGCTCTCCATTGTTTACATACTGTCTTCCCTTTCTGCAACACATGTGGAAGTGAATGCATCACAGCTGTTCAATATATAGTATGATTAGTAGTATTGTGCAATGACGAAAATGCAGAGAAAATGATGCATTTGTGTCCAaattagtttttagttttttattttagccCTTTACAGCCAGTTTTGTGGAGTTGTAAATACTAACACTATCAATACTGATCATATTGGCTTCTTCTCATGTTTTTGACATGCATGTAATCTAATCCCAggattcgtgtgtgtgtgttccaggtgGCCAAGTTGCTCTGGTAAATCCCAGGTAAGATGTCTCATCGGAGCGGGCAAGAGGACCCAGAGCGGTACCTGTTTGTGGACCGGGCTGTGGTTTACAACCCAGCCACACAGGCCGACTGGACAGCCAAGAAGCTGGTGTGGGTCCCCTCTGAGCGCCATGGCTTCGAGGCGGCCAGTATCAGGGAGGAGCGCCGTGAGGAGGTGACGGTGGAGCTGGCAGAGAATGGAAAGAAAGTGGTGATTAATAAGGATGACATCCAGAAGATGAACCCGCCCAAGTTCAGCAAGGTGGAGGACATGGCTGAGCTCACCTGTCTGAACGAGGCGTCTGTGCTGCACAACCTGAAGGACCGCTACTACTCTGGACTCATATACGTGAGTT of the Parambassis ranga chromosome 8, fParRan2.1, whole genome shotgun sequence genome contains:
- the wbp11 gene encoding WW domain-binding protein 11; amino-acid sequence: MGRRSTSSTKSGKFMNPTDQARKEARKRELKKNKKQRMMVRAAVLKMKDPRQIIRDMEKLDEMEFNPVQQPLLNEKVLRDKRKKLRETFERIVRLYERENPETYKELRKLELDYETKRGQLALYFDSVKNAESVEVDSIPLPDMPHAPSNIHIQDIPLPGAQPPSILKKTSTFGKGPLSSTGPVLATVPGVPRLPPGKKPPGPPPGPPPPQVLALYGIPSRRAYGTDLEPSIPGLDKDFGMDAGRDRDSGSDSDRDRDDMDNDSDSREDSEEERDEGDADQRMHMDRQDDERDREDDRNDRHAGRSVRFADMPPEAALDGKRKKKKRLVKKTKAITPLQAMMLRMAGQSVPEDEEEEEVEEEYTDESDNSDIEDRGPPGDSQPHLMPNPRLPPPAGPVGQQGPPHLQGPPMTGPPPLGPPPAPPMRPPGPPSGPPPGPPPGAPPFLRPPGMPGGMRGPMPRLLPPGPPPGRPPGPPPGPPPGLPPGPPPRGPPPRLPPPAPPGMPPPPPRAGGPPRPLAPPLALFPPPLNSNVLSAPPNIVQRQKGPGSGPDGPQNAMPPPAMPMRPGVMQMPPPPGTAAAGGNPGNPAGHHHATIEKRANITSVAAAGGSMAAGAGSGGATISAKPQIINPKAEVTRFVPTALRVRRDKSGAMPGAAPGPMEKAGGGVGGRRGDDGLGGGQWQKQQSAAAQAMGLANPGQISAVPQPSMKTKDQVYEAFMREMEGLL
- the ddx47 gene encoding putative ATP-dependent RNA helicase DDX47, encoding MADEENVKSNTDETLASSSSDDDDISHVNGDESEEGVKTFKDLGVTEVLCEACDQLGWKSPTKIQIEAIPVALQGRDVIGLAETGSGKTGAFALPILQSLLASPQRLHTLVLTPTRELAFQIAEQFEALGSSIGVKCAVIVGGIDMMSQSLVLAKKPHVVIATPGRLIDHMENTKGFSLRALKFLVMDEADRILNMDFETEVDKILKVIPRERRTFLFSATMTKKVQKLQRAALKDPVKCAVSTKYSTVDKLQQYYIFIPSKYKDCYLVSILNELAGNSFMIFCSTCNNAQRVALMLRNLGITAIPLHGQMSQNKRLGALNKFKSKSRSVLLATDVASRGLDIPHVDCVINYDIPTHSKDYIHRVGRTARAGRSGKSITFVTQYDVELFQRIETLIGKKLPAFPTQEEEVMMLVERVSEAQRFARLEMKEQGDKRKRSRRGDGDEDDTEQASGVRKKVKGGSGAPAGGGGGGRGGRGGGGKRGGAAWRGGR